The Paenibacillus pabuli DNA segment CAATCGGAACTACACCCCCTATATATATAAACAAGCTACCTACCAAAACCAACATTCACGAACAAAAAAAGTCCCTCCTCCATCATATAGACGGAATTAGGGACGTTTTGTTGCTTCTATAGATTTAATTCGGACTTTAGCTTGAGTATAACGAACAATAGGTTTGGTCAAATCTTCCGGCAAACAGATCAGACTTACGAATGAAAAATTGCAGTTCTCCGCAGTCCCACCACTGGAAACCGATGGCATCATGTGTATCTATCTTAAGAAGCAGCAGTGTATCCTCCAGTTCCTGCCGTATACGCTCTGGATCTCCGCCATAATGGGCGGTCAGCTTGTTCTCACACTTCTCTTCATCATATTCATATTCTTCACCGAGCACGATCTGCAACAGAGCTTGATGTTCTGCGTCCGGGTGCTGACCGTCAGGGTATCCAAACATGCCGCCCCAGTTCTGGGTGCTCGGATGATTCCAGTCCGATTCGAATTCAAGATATCGTTCATACAGTCCCCCTTCCGGGTCTGCCACTTCACTCTCGCCCGTCTGCTGTACGGATAGTGCATTCAGCGCCTGGGCATCAACATAAGCATATGTAGGAAACTCCAAATTAGGCAGCACTGTAACGGCATGGGGAACAAAATTGGTCTCCAGAGCGGTAACGCCCTGGGGCTCACGCCTAGTCAAGTTATGCGAATCCGGCTCATAGATCACATGGTGTTCAATATTGTAGGCTGGCTCATCGACTCCAATAAAAAAGTAGAGCATTCCCCGTTCAGGCAAGCTTACACGTCCATCATTCGGGGTATATGGAAGCAAGTCCACGAGATTCAGCTGGGCAAGAAAAGTCATCGGCACCCCATCCTGTGTCAACGGCCATTGGACATGCTCAGGCAGGTCCGGATTCCCACCCACACGTGAATTACCCGTTCGGCGATATTCATCGAGTGTCGATACATCCAGCCGGATTCCCCAGCGACTTGAGGATACCAATAGATCAGCGGCAGTGCCCAATCCGTACTCCTCCAGCGTTTTGCGAGCTTTTCTGGTCAGACGTTCACATTGTTCAGGTTTAATCATTCAGATCCTCTCCTTCAGCCAATACATCTATGGTGAGACATATTCACGTTCACACCTGTATATTCTTCCGGCACGACTTCTTTCCCTGCTTGAGGTGAAAAAAAGAGACCCGCAGAGCCATCTGCAGGTCTCCTTACATATATAACCTAATTAACGAATCCGATCGGACGGATCACGCTGGAAAGCCCGAATGTGCTCTTCTCCATCGAGAAACTCGTGAGCCTGATGTGCAGCCATCACGCCATGGTAGCTGATATCCAGTCCCAGATCTTCCTCTTCTTCCGTGGAGCGAACAGGTACCATTTTGCCAATGAGCTTCAGACCGAACCAGGTCATGACAAAGCCCCAAATTACGAGCGCCGTAAGCCCGAGTGTCTGAACACCCAACAGCTTCCATCCACCGCCCATGAATAACCCACCGTCTGTGGCGAACAACCCTACAGCAATCGTACCCCACATCCCGGATACCGCATGGACAGGGAAAGCCCCAACCGGATCATCAATCCGGCGACGGTCAAGCCAATTGGTTGCTGCCATCATAAGCAGACCGGATACCGCGCCGATAAAGATCGCGGCAGCATCGCCTACAAATGCACAGCCTGCCGTAATCCCCACCAAACCAGCAAGGGATCCATTAATGACCGATGGCGCATCTGAACGTTTGAAACGGAACAGCGTGTACAACATCGTAACCGCTCCACCCGAGGCAGCCGATAACATGGTGACAATCGCAATATGGCCGATTCTTGCATCCGTGGCGCTCAGCGTGCTCCCTGCGTTGAAACCAAACCAGCCGAACCACAGCAGAAATGCACCTACAGATGCAAGGGGAAGATTGCTTGGAAGTGCAATCGCACTCACGCCATGAGGCGTGTATTTGCCTTTGCGCGGACCAATAATGATCGCTGCAGCCAAAGCTGAGAATCCGCCCAGTGCATGAATGACAGCTGACCCAGCAAAATCCTGCATGCCCAGCTCGCTGAGCCAGCCGCCGCCCCATGCCCAGTGGCCGCCAATCGGGTATATAATGGCCGTCATCAAGATGATATACAGGAGATAGGCCCGGAAGTTGATTCGTTCAGCTACCGCACCTGACACGATGGAGATAACGGCGATGGTGAACGCGGCCTGGAACAGCCAGAACGTTTCAAGCGATACGGGTACGTCGATATGAGACAGATCGCCGTTCAGGAAGAATCCCGTAACCCCAACAAAGCCTCCGGCATCAGAACCGTACATCAATCCGAATCCGATAGCATAAAACAGCAATGTACCTATCGTTATGTCGGCAAAAACCTTCATAATAATGTTCACACTATTTTTATAACGTACAAACCCAGCCTCCAGGAGCGCAAATCCACCCTCCATCAATAATATCATGGCCGCACTCAGTACCACCCAGACCGTATCGATCCCGGAGCTTAACGTCTCCAAAGTCATGCTTGTACATCCTCCGTTTCATTAAGCTGTCTGATCTCACGAATCAACTCGGGCGGGAGCTCAATCTCGCCCTTCTCCTTGTTGCGAGGATGCTCAATTTGCTCTATGATCCGATCCAGTTCACGAATATGGCGGCGGATCTGCTCCATCTTGCGAAAGCGTTCCTTCACCTGCACCATATATTCCACAGCCTGATGATGGGTGGCAGGACGTCCTGCGAACCACTTCCGTACTGTCGACATGGATTGATAGGCGACTTCTTCCGCACGCTTCTTTTGCTCGAATTGTTCGATTTTATGTTTGAGGGTTTCGATCTCATTTTCTTTTTTGACCTTCAGCTGCTCGATAAGGTACAATAAATCGGACGATGATATTTGCAATGCTGTATGGTGGTACACCTCGTCGATTACTAACATATCATGTCAGGACTCCTTACATATCAAGTTACTTGTTACCGATTATAGTTTGCCGTGGTCTGCCCGTCAATCTTTTTTTGGAGTGGAAAGAAGTCGTTTCTTGCAGACGGCTTTATTTTTGTTTATATCACTACACATAACAACATCAATTCGGCACCATTCGCATTTCCCGCTTCGATCCTCTATGCTATAGATCATGCATCCGCATTTCAGTACTGCGCAGCAGCTCTTGTTTGGAGAACTCTCCGTATTCATAAAAAAACCTAAAAAAACCTCCAATGCACGTCATCGTGAATTGGAGGTTTGCAGTTGATAGAAGTCATTAGAAATTAAAGCTGAGCATGGCTCATCGCCTGGCAGCAGATCATTTACATTATTTTTTTACCCAAAATCGCCAAATCCCGGTTCACACCATCCAGTACAGCCACTTCCGGATAGTAGCCCCATTGCTCAAAGCCATGCTTGCGCAGCAAACCAAGACTCGGTTCATTATGTCCAAAGACAAAACCCAGGATCGTCGTAATCCCCAGCGCAGGACAAGCAGCAAAGATCGTATTCAACAAACGTCCACCGGCTCCGATTCCCCGGCATTGCTTGTCAACGTACACACTTACTTCCACCGTACCATTGTAGGCAGGCCGGCCGTAAAATGAACTCAGACTGGCCCAGGCCACAACTTGCCCTTCAAGTCTCATCACCCAGAGCGGACGACGGTCCGGCGAATGCTCCTCGAACCAAGGCACGCGCTGCTCAACCGTAACAGGCTCCAGATCCGCTGTCACCATCCGGCTCTCGATCGTGGAATTATAGATCTCCACAATTCTCGGCAAATCCTCAAGACGCGCATATTCAATCTGCACACTATCCAGCTTCATGTCTATTCCTCCATCATTCCAGATCGAACTCTAGTATGACGAATATTATAACGGAGAAGGCAAGCAGACGTCATCCCCCAAACATTCCTATGCAAGGATAAGTGAATAACACGAATGGTTTACTCCATCGCATTTAATTCATGGGTTTACTCTCCACAGGTGAAGAAAGTCTAATTAATGTAGAAGGCTGTCCAAATGACATGGAAGCATCAATAAAGCTCTCTAGAGATTGGACAGACTCAGTTAAAACTTTAATTAAATAGTTGTACGATCCAGCCAATCGATGACACTCGATCACACTCGTATGATTTTTGCAGAATGCTGTGAACTGTTCACACTTTGTATTGTTATAAAGGATAAAAGCTGTGATAGGTTTGTCTATTTTGTCCGGATTAATGATTGCTTTATAGCCAGCGATGATCCCTTTTTCTTCAAGTTTCTTAACTCTTTCATTCACAGCCGGGGTAGATAACCCTACCTTTTTTCCCAATTCAGTAAAGGAAGACCGGGCATTTTCCTGCAAGTGTAACAATATGTCTCTATCGATTTCATCCATGGTTATAACTCCTCATTGAAAATTTTAAGTTAAACGCCAGTTTTTCAGTTAAAACGAAAGCTATTCTATAAAATTACAATAAGATCATTATGTAAGGGTAGCAACGTATTTATTAAAATTAGATCATTAGAACGTTTCTAATAAATATAAGTATAGGAGGTTCATCACCTTGTCTTTAGAAATGAGAAACAAATGCGAAAAATGTGAAAGTAGGCTCAATACTGATTCTTTAGCGTATATTTGTACGCATGAATGTACTTTTTGCCAGGAGTGTACCGCGGAAATGAAGTATGTGTGCCCTAACTGTCAAGGCGAACTCGTAAAAAGGCCAAGAAGTGAAACTTCATTGAGTTGTCCCATTACATCTGTTAAATGAACAAAAGCAGTCGATCATGTTGATCGGCTGCCTTATTTCGATTTTTTGGTAGAGCTATCGTCACCCCTTATCTTCAATATCATCCATGAATTTCAGGACAGCTTCGCTCATCTCCTTGAACCGGGTCCAATGAAGGTAATGATGACCTTGTAAAGGAATGATTGTACTCGCAGGATGATCGGTAAGTTGGGTTTGTAAAAAAGTAAATGGAGATCTACCGTCCTCCCTCACCCTGCCATCGTCTCTGCTAAAAAACAACACAGGCATATCTGACGGAAATGACATGTGAGCCGTTTTTCTCACATTATCACCCAGTTCATTAGTCTCTTGAACGACATTTTTGTTATAACCCCTCCATGCTGTAATCGCCTTGGTCATAGCTAAATTCTCGTCCGAGTAAGTTCCCTCATTCGCAAGGGGAAGATAACTCCGATCATCTAAGGAAATGACGAGTCTAGCTAATCCAGCGGGTGCCACATATCTCATATAACTCGGCATGGATGGAGGAGATTCATTGAAGTAATCTAGAGCTGCTGGCAGTGTTGCGTCTATTCCTACAACCGCCTTAACCTCTTCAGGGTATTCATGAGCATAGTACATGCTGTAAATTCCGGAAACAGAATGCGGCATTAATACATATGGCCCTGGAATATTTAATTGCTGCAATGCACTTCTCAGTTCCCCAATGATGTATTCCACCGTTCTTTTCTCATCCGTCATATCACTCCAGCCATATCCGAATGGCTCTAGGACGACAACTCTGTTATGCTTGGACATTTCATTAATTAAAGGCTCAAAATCCAGTACAGGCGAGGCTGTTCCCAAGCCGCTTAGTAACACAATGGTGTTTGGTCCGTTCCCTTTTGTGTAGACATGCATCCGTTTATTATCCATTTGGATATACTGCCCCATTGCCGGGTATTTATCTTGTTCCACCAGCTTCATGAAATGATGAAAGCAAATCCAGATGAGTACAACGGACAACATGAACACAAGCATTCTCTTGATGATGGTTAGAATCTTACTTTTCCTTTTGACACTCACTTCATACTTGGCTCCCTTCATTGATGATCATCCTGGGAACGATCATAACGCGCCAGGTTAAAGGTGAAGTACGGACCCAGTTTAAGTTAAGTTTAAATTTTGGATTTTTTAGTTGTACTACACTTCACCCCGTAATCAGTGTCGAATTTATTCTAAATGAATGTTTCGCATTGAGCCCATATTGCCCATTAGTTATACAAATTCTATAATAATTTTGACATAACATACTGGTCGAAAAGTGTGTCATTTATCCATAGTGAGTTTCTTTTTATCCCTTCTATCTCAAATCCCATTTTCTTATATAGCGATACACCTGCTTCATTTTGAATGACCACCGTAAGTTCTAATCTTAAGATATTATGAGTCATTGCCCATTCCTCTAGCCTTTGAAATAGATGTGTTCCTATACCACGCCCTGTGTATTCTTTTAAGATACCTATAACCAGGTAACATGAATGTTTTGTTCTTCTTGTATCTCCGCCAATGACTGCTAAATATCCTACTAACTGTCCATCTTGTTCTGCAACAAGTACTGTTGAGTTATTCTCTACGTCCACTCGTTCCAACCATTTGCGTTGTTGTTCAGGAGAACCTTTTCTTTCTCCGGGTTCCATAAGCATATAATCAGCCTCGGTTTCAACTTGCTTCATTAGCAAACTAAAACCTTCAGCATCCTCAGGTTTTATCTCTCTTATAAACATCGAATTCCCCTCCATTGATATACATATCCAATATTATACTTCTTTTAGAAATAACCTGACCTTTAGTTAAACAAAAAGCAGCTGATCATATTGATCAGCTGCTTCTTTGTATTATCGGACTATCGTTTCCCTTTAGCTTAATTATCACCCACAAGTAACGATACGCAACTATCTAACGATAGTCCGTTGGAATTATTAGGAAATTTGATCGCCGTACCGGTGTGTTGAAGAGCTTTGATGCGTCTAATTATTTTTCCCATTACAATAAAACCTTCCCCATTCACCCGAAGCTGACAGCAGAGCAAGCCTCCGCGAAGCTTGGCCCAAAAGTAAACGCCTCGGGTAAGCCAAAGCTGGAGATCCACAAAGACAAGCTCGTATATGCATTTCCCGTCACTGGGATCGAAGGCGTCTCTCACGTATACGTAAACGCCCGCACAGGCGCTGGCGAAGGCATTGATTATAACTTTTAAACACAACAAAACGAGGCAGCCCCGCGAATACCTTCGCTGCGGGTGCCTCGTTTTTTTTGCATATCAACCTTGGGTTAACACTCTTCGTGTACGGATACCTTCGGAATGTCTGCGGGATGTCCAGGTCAATTTACAGTAACGTTTCCCGTTAGTCGAACGTGAATTTAGTTATAGCTCACAGTAATCAGTCTTATATCCACTTATAAAGGGTCTGTTGCCCACAGGAATCAAACTTTGCGTTTGTATAGAATGATAGCACTCTTTAATTCTAAACCGTATGTAACTTCACCTCTTTGATAATAAATTATTGAACTATTAATGTAACTTTTTCATACTTCGTAGCGTCTAATCTACTAATATTTAAAGAGGTGGAATATAGTGATAAAACCAATTGTAATGACAACCTTATTAGCCTCTCTAATTTTTTTGGCGGCATGTAGTGGAGAAAGTCTGCCGAAAGTTGAACCAACATCATCTACAAATACACCTACTCGGAATGCATCTCCCAATACAACAAAATCACAAGATACTGGAGCTACGCCTTCGTCGATTACCAACTTTAAAGCTGACTTGACAATTGATTTAGAATCAGCTAAAGATCTGTTGAAAGAATACGAGCGTCCCGCGCTGGATGTACTTGAAAAGAATCTGACCGCTCTCGTGCAGCATGATTACAAACTGTACCGATTCGGTTTTGTCAATGATCGACTGGCTGATGCCATGGATGTTTATTATGGTGAGCAGTTCCAATATATTTTTTCAAGCATCGAGGGTATAGAGAAAAAAGCATCTAATTATAATCAGTTACATATTACTGTTCTTGGTGAACGTCTGGATACAACGACCGATTCGGTCGAAAAAGTAAAAATGATGTATGTGATCCGGCAAAATAAACAAGGAGATTGGGACATCTATACAATTGATTGATGTCATCCAAATGATCAGTGTGACAAATAAATATTTATGCTCCCAATACGGTCAAAACCACGTTGATCCCTCTTCCTAAAAAATGAGGATCGGCTACCTTCTTGGATTTATTGAGCTGTCGTTTCCCGTTAGTTCCATTACCGTGTAAAGTGTTTTATTCTTTACGGGAAGTCCCCCTTTCTTGTAAGAGAGGGGAGACTTCGTCAATAAAGTCTTCGAATCCTGAAGGAAGCTCCTATCGCAGACGACACCAACCATTCTAAAGCATTTTTTAAGACACCAGGTACACCCTTTATATATTCGGGTGTACAGATAATGACTCCATCTGCTTTTGAAAGCAATTCTCTATATATTTGCACCTCTACTGGTGGTTTATCATTATCTAATTCACGATTAAAATGGGGGAGTTTTCAATGCCATTGTATATTGAATGTTCAACACTGTTGGCATCAATTTTTTAGGCTGTTTAGTGCTTTTAGAGTTGATGATTTTTTTAAAAAAATCACTATATTTTAATTAAAGTCTTGCATCAAACTATCAACCACTTCTTTTACCGTTCTGATTTCTTTAATTGGCGTAATTCCAGTACCTATAGAAATATAGCCATCGTCTGTATTGCCTTCTAGCATGCCGATCCGCATTCCAATGGATCCACGCATCAATTTTGCTGTTTCTTCACGACTAGCACCTTGATTATCCATTTCGACGAGTTTATTCGCTAATGTAGTAGGTAAAGAACGATAATATGCGGGTAAAGTACGGAACATTAGCAAGTCTTCTGCCGTAGCATCTACAATCATTTGTTTCACGTTTTCTGCTGCTGGATTTTCTTTGGTTGGAATAAAGACACTGCCAGCAAACACTCCTTCAGCGCCTAAAGCAAATGCGGCGCGCACTCCTCTAACGTCTCCAATACCACCAGCTGCGAGTACAGGGGTATTTATAGCATCTACAATCATGGGAACAATCGAAAATGTTCCTATGACTCGTTCTGGAACCGTACCCCCTTCATCAAATCCAGTCGATACATAAACATCTATTCCAAATTCTTCTGCAGCTTTTGCATCTTCAATAGTAGGAGTAAGGGGTCTATAAACAATTTTAATATTATTTTCTTTTAACGGTTTAAAGATTCTTTCATCCAGCATACCGCCTACATGAACAACAAGACGTTCTCGTCGATAACAGCTTCTAAAATCGGCCATGTATAAGCTAAATCGCAGTTTACGAGCACAGATACTCCAAATGGCTTATTCGTTAACGATTTTGTTTTCTGTATTTCAGTTCTCATTCTTTCCGCACTTATTTCGGGTGAGTTATCTCCATCTGACCGGCATTGGGACCTAGAAATCCTAATCCACCAGCATTGCTTACCGCTGCAACAAATTCGGCATTGGTAACCCAAGACATCGGGCCCTGTATAATCGGTTTTTCTATATTTAATATTTCGCATATTCTATTATTCATGTTTGAATCCTCCTGCTTACGATTATTTTCAACAACCTTGGTCAATAAGTACTTTGTTTGCTAAATATTTTTCAGCTTGGCTAACTTACTAGGGCAGCCAGAGTATCTATAAGGCTTCTAAACCTATATTTAGCGGACTAAATATTAGTGTGCTAAATACTTAGTTGAGGAAAACTTAGTATAAGTTTTTCTCCATACGCTTTAGTAAATCCCTTAATATTAAGCGTTCTTCAGCTGAAATGGACTGTAGTAATTTTTCTTGCTGTTGTTTCCATTTAAATCTAACGGGTTCTTCTAATTCTTTGCCTTTGTCCGTTAGGTAAATTCGCATAACCCTTGCGTCTTCCTCATCACGTTTACGGTATATGAAACCATTCTGCTCTAGCGTTTTAACCATATTTGTTACCGTAGGCGGTTCGCATTTTAAATGTTCACATAGCTGCATTTGTGTTATTCCATCACTCAACCACAAACGCGCAAGTAAGTTATCTTGGCCTACATATAGATTAAGCTCTCTAAGACTCTCACTATAATTCCGACGCGTTTGGGAAGAAACTTTATCCAAGGACCCTCGAATATCACAGTCAACATTAACCTTCATAGATGAACCTCCTCTAACCCGAAACATATTTAGCGCACTAAATATATCACGGTCATTTTTTAGTGTCACTGTTACTACATGATTGCTTTTATTTAGTTAACCTGCCGTAATGAGAAGACAGCCGACTTATTAGCAGGCCGCCTTCTGCTAGGTAGGATTAATAAGGTTAGGATAACAAAAGGGATATTCAATTCACTAAAAATTTATATACACATTTAATAAGAGGCACGGAACCGTAATATCATTGTTTTTCCAAGGACCATCTCTGGTTCTCATCTTCAGAATGGAATTCTTCCATCACCAGCTTGGTTCCATCTTCTGATACGCGCAGTGCACTCCCGTTGTGCACACTTGTAATGGTTACTGTTCCATCATCGTTTTTGGATATGTTCCAGCGTTGATTGGGGTACCCGAGATACGGGTAGAGTTGAATACGGTTCTGACCAACATCCCAATCCAATGACATTCCGTTGACGGTGCGGATCGAGTAAGAACCCAGGTCATCACCGGTCGGCATAAGTATCCATACAGCACGCGTATCTTCCTGATTGGTCTGATTAACCACGTTCACTACCTCGCCTTCCTGGGATGAAACGGCTTGTATGGCAACAGGATGTCCTGCATTGTGAATCATCACGGTGTCCAAAGATGCTTTTTTCATATCAAATGCATTCACATTCTGGAAAGACGCCCTTCCTCCAAATGTGTGCACACCAAAGTGTCCCTCGGCAAACATGCCATCCTGAACATCCATGATTTGTTCGCCGTCCAGATCAACCTGAATACGAGTCCCCTTTGCCTGAATCCGGATATGGTAGGTTTGATCACCCCGAATGAATTTTGGAATGCGGGCCAGGACCTGCCGATTCTCGAATTTTCCACCCACTTTATAAAACAGGCGAATCGCCTTCAGGTTGGGATCAATGTTGAGATAATAACCGCTTCGTCCATCCTCGCTTGCCCGGAACAGAATGGAGCCGGCTCCTCCTTCTGAATCCAGCCGCATATCAGCCTCTAATCGAAAATCTCCGGCAGTCTCTTGTGCAATATACTGTGAATCACTGCGGTCACTGCCCTGTATGCCATGGTCCGAAACAAACCACTGGGCAGATGGCCGATCCTTCTGCCAACCAGACAAATTCGTATGAAATACGCCATCCGTTACCGTAATGGGTATTTTGGCAGAAGCTTTGCCGTTAGCCATGGAAGCCGTCACCCAAGCTTCTCCCTTGCCTACAGTACGAATTGTAGCATGCGCCTTGCCGGAATCAACGATGTTCACTACTTTAGGATTACTCACGGTCCATTTCAGCGGTTGGGCCCCTTTTCCTGGTCCACCCTCAGCCGAAGCGTAGAGGGTTTCAGTATGACCCACATTCGCTACTCTTCTCTGCGTATCTGCAATAACCAGATTGGGGGACATACCTTCTCTCCAGATATTGTCCAAGGCATACACATTCATTGAGACCACTTTCACATTCCCGCCAAGGCTGTAGAACGCCATCGCCCTCCCAGCCGGATCTGGAAAAATGACATCCGAAAAAACAAGCCTGCCATCATTGCCAAACACTTCAACGGAAGATTCATCGACAAATATACGCAGCTTTATTCTCTTATTTTCAGGTTGCAACGACGCCTCATGAACTTTGGTAAATAAGCCCGAGAAACCCATGTCTCCCGAAGTGGTGCGATCCACGAACATGGTCTGCTTTTCCGTCTTGTAGCCCACGGTCGTTTTTTGCCCTTCCCTTTGACGCAGGTGAAAACCAAACTCCGTTACGGGACTGCCTGCTGGAATTTCCACTTCAGCTTCAATCTCGTACGCCCCTGCAGTCAGACCTTGGAGCAGATTCTGCGATTGCGCCCCAACCATTCGCTGACGCGCACTGTACAGGTTTTGCCGCAGTGTCTCAAGTTCGGTGATGGGCGTCTGTACCAGACGTACGCCATCGTCCGTTGTTCGGAGAGAAACTTCTCTTGGAATAGTCAATTGACCTTTCCAAGGGGCCGTTGGGAAATCAAATGGATAATCCCAGTTTGTCATCCATGCAAGCATCACTTTCCGCTGATCCGGCATATTTGCAAATGACATCGACGCATAAAATTCCTTACCAAAATCTGTCTTCAGTACCTCCCCGGCTGGGTGATCGTTCAGGAATTTCCCCTCAGCCGTCAGCTTGCCTACAAAATATTCTGCATCCGATCCTTGGGTCTTCGAATTGGCCCCTGTACTGATCATGAGCACCCACTTGCGCTCATCCGTCCCCTCTACTGGCAGCTGAATCAGGTCGGGACACTCCCATACCCCTCCGCGAATGTATTCCCCATATCCGAAGTTATCGGTTAATGTCCAATCGAGCAGATTCGTTGAGGTAAAAAAACGGATATGATCCCCGCCTGAAACGACCATGATCCAGCGGTTGTGATCTTCATCTCGAACGACCTTTGGATCACGAAAATCCCAACTCCCCGGGTCTTCGCCATTTTTGCCCGGGTTCTCGATGACAATCGGATGGTCTTCAGCGTATTGCCAATTCCGGCCTTGATCCGTACTGTATGCGAGGCCGATGCGCTGATTGCCACCTGGCTTATCCGGATGGTAAGACGTATAGTATGCAATCAGACCTTTGCCACCGGAATCCGAGAACAGCCCGGATGTATTGTCCAGATCGGCGATCGCTGATCCCGACCATATATGACCCAGATCATTCCATGGCAGAGCAATGGGTAAACGCTTCCATTTTACAAGATCCGTACTGACTGCATGTGCCCATGTCCCTCCATCCTGGTGAAATAAATGATACTCCCCCTCATAATAAACCAATCCATTCGGATCACTTGCCGACCCACGAATCGGAGAGTAATGATATTGGGGACGGTATTTTTCCGTATAATACATCGAATTTTCCGTGATATAAGTATCCTGAAAATAAGCCATGCCCTGTTCAACCGCGAGTCCGGCATATCCATCGGCATAACTGGAATCCGTGACCTCAACAGC contains these protein-coding regions:
- a CDS encoding YwqG family protein, coding for MIKPEQCERLTRKARKTLEEYGLGTAADLLVSSSRWGIRLDVSTLDEYRRTGNSRVGGNPDLPEHVQWPLTQDGVPMTFLAQLNLVDLLPYTPNDGRVSLPERGMLYFFIGVDEPAYNIEHHVIYEPDSHNLTRREPQGVTALETNFVPHAVTVLPNLEFPTYAYVDAQALNALSVQQTGESEVADPEGGLYERYLEFESDWNHPSTQNWGGMFGYPDGQHPDAEHQALLQIVLGEEYEYDEEKCENKLTAHYGGDPERIRQELEDTLLLLKIDTHDAIGFQWWDCGELQFFIRKSDLFAGRFDQTYCSLYSS
- a CDS encoding ammonium transporter; this translates as MTLETLSSGIDTVWVVLSAAMILLMEGGFALLEAGFVRYKNSVNIIMKVFADITIGTLLFYAIGFGLMYGSDAGGFVGVTGFFLNGDLSHIDVPVSLETFWLFQAAFTIAVISIVSGAVAERINFRAYLLYIILMTAIIYPIGGHWAWGGGWLSELGMQDFAGSAVIHALGGFSALAAAIIIGPRKGKYTPHGVSAIALPSNLPLASVGAFLLWFGWFGFNAGSTLSATDARIGHIAIVTMLSAASGGAVTMLYTLFRFKRSDAPSVINGSLAGLVGITAGCAFVGDAAAIFIGAVSGLLMMAATNWLDRRRIDDPVGAFPVHAVSGMWGTIAVGLFATDGGLFMGGGWKLLGVQTLGLTALVIWGFVMTWFGLKLIGKMVPVRSTEEEEDLGLDISYHGVMAAHQAHEFLDGEEHIRAFQRDPSDRIR
- a CDS encoding GNAT family N-acetyltransferase, yielding MKLDSVQIEYARLEDLPRIVEIYNSTIESRMVTADLEPVTVEQRVPWFEEHSPDRRPLWVMRLEGQVVAWASLSSFYGRPAYNGTVEVSVYVDKQCRGIGAGGRLLNTIFAACPALGITTILGFVFGHNEPSLGLLRKHGFEQWGYYPEVAVLDGVNRDLAILGKKIM
- a CDS encoding Lrp/AsnC family transcriptional regulator, yielding MDEIDRDILLHLQENARSSFTELGKKVGLSTPAVNERVKKLEEKGIIAGYKAIINPDKIDKPITAFILYNNTKCEQFTAFCKNHTSVIECHRLAGSYNYLIKVLTESVQSLESFIDASMSFGQPSTLIRLSSPVESKPMN
- a CDS encoding DUF1272 domain-containing protein, whose protein sequence is MSLEMRNKCEKCESRLNTDSLAYICTHECTFCQECTAEMKYVCPNCQGELVKRPRSETSLSCPITSVK
- a CDS encoding alpha/beta fold hydrolase, with the translated sequence MKGAKYEVSVKRKSKILTIIKRMLVFMLSVVLIWICFHHFMKLVEQDKYPAMGQYIQMDNKRMHVYTKGNGPNTIVLLSGLGTASPVLDFEPLINEMSKHNRVVVLEPFGYGWSDMTDEKRTVEYIIGELRSALQQLNIPGPYVLMPHSVSGIYSMYYAHEYPEEVKAVVGIDATLPAALDYFNESPPSMPSYMRYVAPAGLARLVISLDDRSYLPLANEGTYSDENLAMTKAITAWRGYNKNVVQETNELGDNVRKTAHMSFPSDMPVLFFSRDDGRVREDGRSPFTFLQTQLTDHPASTIIPLQGHHYLHWTRFKEMSEAVLKFMDDIEDKG
- a CDS encoding GNAT family N-acetyltransferase; its protein translation is MFIREIKPEDAEGFSLLMKQVETEADYMLMEPGERKGSPEQQRKWLERVDVENNSTVLVAEQDGQLVGYLAVIGGDTRRTKHSCYLVIGILKEYTGRGIGTHLFQRLEEWAMTHNILRLELTVVIQNEAGVSLYKKMGFEIEGIKRNSLWINDTLFDQYVMSKLL
- a CDS encoding PepSY domain-containing protein, with product MKSFDASNYFSHYNKTFPIHPKLTAEQASAKLGPKVNASGKPKLEIHKDKLVYAFPVTGIEGVSHVYVNARTGAGEGIDYNF
- a CDS encoding MarR family winged helix-turn-helix transcriptional regulator produces the protein MKVNVDCDIRGSLDKVSSQTRRNYSESLRELNLYVGQDNLLARLWLSDGITQMQLCEHLKCEPPTVTNMVKTLEQNGFIYRKRDEEDARVMRIYLTDKGKELEEPVRFKWKQQQEKLLQSISAEERLILRDLLKRMEKNLY